A genomic window from Motilibacter aurantiacus includes:
- a CDS encoding RsiG family protein has product MSASTDHPAGTDVRNPAGPVRRGSQPAPARVPALAHLSLAQLRAYRSDLGNEESRVSYWRRLVQARCDVLDSARLHRPDRLRDVLAHGQSGPARSAFLTLEAAAALPDLEALPELPDLVALWSAVDPEDNEARAELMGRLAAADEALSAYRKGLHERLDLATRELVARYAEDPRQCLVALPL; this is encoded by the coding sequence ATGTCCGCATCGACGGACCATCCGGCCGGAACGGACGTCCGGAACCCGGCGGGGCCGGTCCGCCGCGGCAGCCAGCCCGCCCCCGCGCGGGTCCCGGCACTCGCGCACCTCTCGCTCGCCCAGCTGCGGGCGTACCGCTCCGACCTCGGCAACGAGGAGAGCCGTGTCTCCTACTGGCGCCGGCTCGTCCAGGCCCGCTGCGACGTGCTCGACTCCGCCCGGCTGCACCGCCCGGACCGGCTGCGCGACGTGCTGGCGCACGGCCAGTCCGGCCCGGCCCGCTCGGCCTTCCTCACCCTCGAGGCGGCCGCTGCCCTGCCCGACCTCGAGGCCCTGCCCGAGCTGCCCGACCTCGTCGCGCTGTGGTCGGCGGTGGACCCGGAGGACAACGAGGCGCGGGCCGAGCTGATGGGCCGGCTGGCGGCCGCGGACGAGGCGCTCTCGGCGTACCGCAAGGGGCTGCACGAGCGGCTCGACCTCGCCACCCGCGAGCTCGTCGCGCGGTACGCGGAGGACCCTCGCCAGTGCCTGGTGGCGCTGCCGCTCTGA